Proteins from one Pirellulales bacterium genomic window:
- a CDS encoding 1-acyl-sn-glycerol-3-phosphate acyltransferase, with amino-acid sequence MSEATASSPAPSARGEFHKLDFTANALALLARLLSGASTRWIDSQPDTCQRIYFANHTSHLDALVLWSALPGECRVLTRPVAAKDYWEKNAFRRFIATRVFDALLIDRDNVKLSNNPLRMMLDAIGDKYSLIVFPEGHRNTADELDEFKSGLYHLARKRPELELIPVHIDNVNRVLPRGEFLPVPLLTCITFGPPMWLEQGEPKQEFLQRARNAVRRLRDLGND; translated from the coding sequence ATGTCCGAGGCGACCGCCTCTTCCCCGGCCCCCAGCGCACGCGGCGAGTTTCATAAGCTCGACTTCACCGCCAATGCCCTGGCGTTGTTGGCCCGGCTGCTCTCTGGGGCCAGCACGCGGTGGATCGACTCGCAGCCCGACACCTGTCAGCGGATTTATTTTGCCAACCACACCAGTCACCTGGATGCCCTGGTGCTGTGGTCGGCGCTGCCCGGCGAGTGTCGCGTGCTGACGCGGCCGGTCGCTGCCAAAGACTATTGGGAAAAGAACGCCTTTCGGCGGTTCATTGCTACCCGGGTGTTCGACGCGTTGTTGATCGACCGCGACAACGTCAAGCTTTCGAACAACCCGTTGCGGATGATGCTCGACGCCATCGGCGACAAGTATTCGCTGATCGTGTTTCCCGAAGGCCATCGCAACACGGCCGACGAGCTTGATGAATTCAAGAGCGGGCTCTACCACTTGGCCCGCAAACGACCGGAACTCGAGTTGATTCCGGTGCACATCGACAACGTCAACCGGGTACTCCCGCGGGGCGAGTTCCTGCCCGTGCCGCTGTTGACCTGCATCACATTCGGCCCGCCGATGTGGCTGGAGCAAGGTGAGCCGAAGCAGGAGTTCTTGCAGCGGGCACGCAACGCCGTGCGGCGGTTGCGCGATCTGGGGAACGATTGA
- a CDS encoding phosphatidate cytidylyltransferase, which yields MDANARTWFLVGGTLIALAAGTGIGQYLRVRRDATLNPALIDGFNRRIRAWWLMSSVLAAALLLGRLGATIVFGLISFWALREFVTLTPTRRGDHRALFWVFFVFTPLQYLLVGMGAAQYGLYTILIPVYAFLFVPARIAVAGDFKRFLERAAKIQAGLMICVYCLSHAPALMYLKIEGYEDPVDRARLLFFFVLITQLGDVMQYVWQRLAGRTIIAPAVSPNRTWESFLGSVGSCTLLGAALSWATPFEIWAAAVLSAIIASMGFAGGMTMSAIKRDRGVADTGVLVTGHSGVLDRIDSICFAAPIFFHLTRYFYAEW from the coding sequence ATGGATGCCAATGCCCGGACCTGGTTCTTGGTCGGCGGAACGCTGATCGCCCTGGCCGCTGGAACGGGCATCGGGCAGTACCTGCGCGTGCGCCGCGATGCCACGCTCAATCCGGCCTTGATCGACGGCTTCAATCGGCGAATCCGGGCCTGGTGGTTGATGAGCTCGGTGCTCGCGGCCGCGCTGCTGCTGGGCCGCCTGGGCGCGACGATCGTGTTCGGGCTGATCAGCTTTTGGGCGCTGCGCGAGTTTGTCACGCTGACGCCCACGCGCCGCGGCGATCACCGCGCGTTGTTCTGGGTGTTTTTCGTCTTCACGCCGCTGCAATATCTGCTGGTCGGCATGGGCGCCGCCCAATACGGTCTGTATACGATTTTGATTCCCGTGTATGCGTTCTTGTTCGTCCCGGCGCGCATCGCAGTGGCGGGCGACTTCAAACGGTTTCTCGAACGCGCGGCCAAGATCCAAGCCGGCCTGATGATCTGCGTGTACTGTCTGAGCCACGCGCCGGCCTTGATGTATCTCAAGATCGAGGGCTATGAAGACCCGGTCGATCGCGCCCGGCTCTTGTTCTTCTTCGTGCTGATCACGCAGTTGGGCGACGTCATGCAGTATGTCTGGCAGCGTCTCGCCGGGCGTACGATCATCGCCCCGGCCGTGAGCCCGAATCGCACCTGGGAGAGCTTTCTCGGCTCCGTCGGTAGCTGCACCTTGCTGGGTGCGGCGTTGTCCTGGGCCACGCCGTTTGAAATCTGGGCCGCGGCCGTCCTGTCGGCCATCATTGCCTCGATGGGCTTTGCCGGCGGCATGACGATGTCGGCCATCAAACGCGATCGCGGCGTAGCCGACACCGGTGTGCTCGTCACGGGGCACAGCGGCGTGCTCGACCGAATCGACTCGATCTGCTTTGCCGCGCCGATCTTCTTTCACCTCACGCGGTATTTTTACGCCGAGTGGTAG
- a CDS encoding sulfatase: protein MNRSWKPLFAAGLFAACLGTGPVCAAGPPAERPNIVLAIADDWGWPYAGAYGDRVVQTPTFDRLARDGVLFTHAFVSSPSCTPSRGAIITGQHFWRLGAGANLHSIWPQGQFAEYPALLSQAGYHVGTYRKAWGPGRGNPGGKPYKSVAAFFEARPAGSPFCFWFGSSDPHRPFDLDSGARSGMNLADVHLFPQYPDVPTSRGDVADYCLEIQRFDRELGELIEYLERSGELERTLVVVTGDHGMPFPRGKGNVYDCGARVPLVARLGGQVPGGRTVDDLVSLADLAPTFLEAAGVAVPEEMTGRSLWPILRTDRSGRVDPAREYVLIGRERHTQSQEAPDRGGYPVRAVRTYDHLYVHNLRPDRWPAGTPDWQRAFFERAWLSDCDNGPTKRYLWDHRDEPAIRPLYELCFAKRPAEELYELASDPDQMRNRADDPQLAAVKTRLAELLDAQLRATNDPRLSGGGDALEAHPYLGGGGGQWLKDE from the coding sequence ATGAACCGATCGTGGAAACCGCTGTTCGCCGCGGGCCTGTTCGCGGCATGCCTGGGTACCGGGCCGGTATGCGCTGCCGGTCCGCCGGCAGAGCGTCCGAATATCGTGCTGGCGATTGCCGATGACTGGGGCTGGCCTTATGCCGGCGCCTATGGCGATCGCGTGGTGCAAACGCCGACGTTCGATCGCCTGGCCCGCGACGGCGTGTTGTTTACGCACGCGTTTGTGTCGTCGCCGTCGTGCACGCCGAGCCGCGGGGCGATCATCACCGGTCAGCATTTCTGGCGGCTGGGCGCCGGGGCGAACCTGCATAGCATCTGGCCCCAGGGGCAATTCGCCGAGTATCCCGCGCTGCTGAGCCAGGCCGGCTATCACGTCGGCACCTATCGCAAGGCGTGGGGGCCCGGCCGCGGCAATCCGGGCGGCAAGCCCTACAAGAGCGTGGCGGCATTCTTCGAGGCGCGGCCGGCCGGGTCGCCGTTTTGCTTCTGGTTTGGGTCGAGCGACCCGCATCGCCCCTTCGATCTCGACTCCGGAGCGCGCAGCGGCATGAATCTGGCCGACGTGCACCTGTTTCCGCAGTATCCCGACGTGCCGACCTCGCGGGGCGACGTGGCCGACTATTGCCTGGAAATCCAGCGATTCGATCGCGAACTGGGCGAACTGATCGAGTATCTCGAACGCAGCGGCGAGCTTGAGCGGACGCTCGTCGTCGTGACGGGCGACCACGGCATGCCGTTCCCGCGCGGCAAGGGCAACGTCTACGACTGCGGGGCGCGGGTCCCGCTCGTCGCGCGGCTGGGCGGACAAGTTCCCGGTGGGCGGACGGTCGACGACCTGGTCTCGCTGGCCGATCTGGCCCCGACCTTCCTCGAGGCCGCAGGCGTGGCCGTGCCTGAGGAAATGACCGGCCGTAGCCTATGGCCGATCTTGCGCACGGACCGCTCGGGCCGAGTCGATCCGGCGCGCGAGTACGTGCTCATCGGACGCGAGCGGCACACGCAATCGCAAGAGGCGCCCGACCGTGGAGGCTATCCCGTGCGCGCCGTGCGGACTTACGACCACTTGTACGTGCACAACCTGCGGCCCGATCGCTGGCCCGCTGGAACGCCCGACTGGCAGCGGGCATTTTTCGAACGGGCCTGGTTGTCGGATTGCGACAACGGCCCCACGAAGCGCTATCTTTGGGACCACCGCGACGAGCCGGCGATCAGGCCGCTTTATGAGCTGTGCTTTGCCAAGCGTCCAGCCGAGGAACTGTATGAACTGGCCAGCGACCCGGACCAGATGCGCAACCGGGCCGACGACCCGCAACTGGCAGCGGTCAAAACTCGATTGGCCGAGCTGCTCGACGCACAATTGCGAGCCACGAACGATCCGCGGTTGTCGGGCGGGGGCGACGCACTCGAGGCGCATCCCTATCTTGGCGGCGGCGGTGGGCAATGGCTCAAGGACGAATGA
- a CDS encoding sulfatase, producing MPTFNVRRARLLLLLIACASNAWAADAPRRNVLFIAVDDMNCDLGCYGNARMQSPQIDRLAARGTTFTRAYCQFPLCSPSRVSLMTGLRPDTTEVFDLQKDFRRTSLPDVVTLPQMFRRAGYVAARVGKIYHYGNPGTIGTNGLDDAASWDERINPIGRDKREEHLLTNYTPRRGLGSSLSFLAAEGADEEQTDGIGATEAIKLLEKHRERPFFLAVGFYRPHCPYIAPRRYFDLYSIAESTLPIEPAGYLDRVPKPALASTTPYPLFGVTTDQGQEAIRAYHATISFVDTQVGRLLDAVERLGLTESTVIVFWSDHGYHLGEHGLWMKQSLFEESARVPLLIAAPGQKAAGRACQRTVELVDLYPTLAELCGVEPPDNLHGESVAPLLDDPTLAWDHPAFSQVWRGKFPGHSLRTEQWRYTEWDNGQQGTELYDHQRDPHELDNLAGQPAFAAVEAELRSRLRLNWPDDCYSNRLAHEKGAR from the coding sequence ATGCCAACATTCAACGTGCGACGGGCCAGGCTGCTGCTGTTGCTGATCGCGTGCGCGTCGAACGCGTGGGCCGCCGATGCGCCGCGGCGCAACGTCCTGTTTATCGCCGTCGACGACATGAACTGCGACCTGGGCTGCTATGGCAACGCCCGCATGCAGTCGCCGCAGATCGATCGGCTCGCCGCGCGCGGCACGACGTTTACCCGCGCCTATTGCCAGTTTCCCTTGTGCAGTCCCAGCCGCGTGTCGCTGATGACGGGCCTGCGCCCCGACACGACCGAGGTGTTCGATCTGCAGAAAGACTTCCGCCGCACGTCGCTGCCCGACGTGGTGACGCTGCCGCAGATGTTTCGCCGCGCGGGCTACGTGGCGGCCCGCGTCGGGAAGATCTATCACTACGGCAACCCGGGCACGATCGGCACCAACGGCCTCGACGACGCGGCTTCCTGGGACGAACGCATCAACCCGATCGGCCGCGACAAACGCGAAGAGCACCTGCTGACGAACTACACGCCGCGGCGCGGACTCGGCTCGTCGCTGTCGTTCCTGGCCGCCGAGGGCGCGGACGAGGAGCAGACCGACGGCATCGGCGCGACCGAGGCGATCAAGCTGCTCGAAAAGCACCGCGAGCGGCCATTCTTTCTGGCCGTGGGATTTTATCGCCCCCATTGCCCCTACATCGCTCCACGGCGCTACTTCGACCTATATTCGATCGCCGAGAGCACCCTGCCCATCGAGCCGGCCGGCTATCTCGACCGCGTACCGAAACCGGCCCTGGCCTCGACGACGCCTTATCCGCTGTTCGGCGTCACGACCGATCAGGGCCAGGAGGCGATTCGCGCCTACCACGCGACGATCAGTTTTGTCGATACGCAGGTTGGCCGGCTGTTGGACGCCGTCGAGCGCCTCGGGCTGACCGAAAGCACGGTCATCGTCTTCTGGAGCGATCACGGCTACCACCTTGGCGAACATGGCCTCTGGATGAAGCAAAGCCTGTTTGAAGAATCGGCGCGGGTACCGCTGCTGATTGCCGCACCGGGGCAGAAGGCGGCCGGCCGCGCGTGCCAGCGGACGGTCGAGCTGGTCGATCTCTATCCCACGCTGGCCGAACTTTGCGGCGTGGAACCGCCAGACAACCTGCATGGCGAAAGCGTGGCGCCGCTGCTCGACGACCCGACCCTGGCTTGGGATCACCCGGCATTCTCGCAGGTCTGGCGCGGGAAATTCCCGGGCCACAGCCTGCGGACCGAGCAATGGCGCTATACCGAATGGGACAACGGGCAACAGGGGACCGAGCTTTACGACCACCAGCGCGATCCGCACGAACTCGACAATCTGGCCGGCCAGCCAGCCTTCGCGGCGGTCGAGGCCGAGCTGCGATCGCGGTTGCGGCTCAATTGGCCGGACGACTGTTATTCCAATCGGCTGGCCCACGAGAAAGGTGCGCGATGA
- a CDS encoding phytanoyl-CoA dioxygenase family protein: MSVRDLAQRHELIGDLFRLPQTLREWQSYALTDDQIAFYHEHGYLAGIRILDDQQCDRLLEELQQIADPASPGHELFYEFHSNESPDPNRVLFHALGAWRIAPGFHDLLWHPAFTVPASQLLGGAVRFWHDQLFCKPAHHGGVVAWHQDYSYWTRTKPLAHLTCWIGLDPATRDNGCLQYVPGSHRWDLLPITGLAGNMDAISQVLSPEQFAALQQPVTIELPRGCCSFHHPLMVHGSRENRTAQPRRAVVVNAFRDGVRSDSDQPLLAGVPPIAPGEAMGGTFFPLLYDPQQVD, encoded by the coding sequence ATGTCTGTTCGCGATCTTGCCCAGCGCCACGAGCTGATTGGCGATTTGTTCCGCCTGCCGCAGACATTGCGCGAGTGGCAAAGCTACGCGCTGACCGATGACCAGATCGCGTTCTACCACGAGCATGGCTACCTGGCCGGCATTCGCATTCTCGACGACCAGCAGTGCGACCGGTTGCTCGAGGAATTGCAACAGATCGCCGATCCGGCGTCGCCGGGCCATGAATTGTTCTACGAGTTTCACTCGAACGAATCGCCCGACCCGAACCGGGTGCTGTTCCATGCGTTGGGGGCCTGGCGGATTGCTCCGGGCTTTCACGATTTGCTGTGGCATCCGGCGTTCACCGTGCCGGCTTCGCAATTGCTCGGCGGCGCAGTGCGGTTCTGGCACGACCAGTTGTTCTGCAAGCCGGCCCACCACGGCGGCGTCGTGGCCTGGCACCAGGACTACTCCTATTGGACCCGCACCAAGCCGCTGGCCCACTTGACCTGCTGGATCGGGCTCGATCCTGCGACGCGCGACAACGGCTGCCTGCAATACGTGCCTGGCAGCCATCGCTGGGACCTGCTGCCGATCACCGGACTGGCAGGCAACATGGATGCGATTTCGCAGGTGCTTTCGCCCGAGCAGTTCGCGGCACTCCAGCAGCCCGTCACCATCGAGCTACCGCGCGGCTGTTGTTCGTTCCATCATCCGCTGATGGTGCACGGGTCGCGCGAAAACCGCACCGCGCAGCCGCGCCGGGCGGTGGTGGTCAACGCTTTTCGCGACGGCGTGCGGAGCGATTCGGACCAACCGCTGCTCGCCGGGGTGCCGCCGATCGCGCCAGGCGAAGCGATGGGAGGCACGTTCTTTCCGCTCCTGTATGACCCTCAACAGGTGGACTGA
- a CDS encoding TraR/DksA C4-type zinc finger protein: protein MSSDFSPQVLRCPQCEFSELVLASTAPTWLRKARMLRSNSRATPAELAELLPVAAGKLTCPGCGRRGLVVGRWDQSTSGGDSDWPETPRCEGCGGAIEPERLELMPQTRMCTACQRKTERPGAAVEGEYCPRCGSPMVLRAVRAGITRMQLSCTNPRCR from the coding sequence ATGTCCTCCGACTTTTCACCGCAGGTGCTGCGCTGCCCGCAGTGCGAATTCAGCGAATTGGTGCTGGCGAGCACGGCGCCAACCTGGTTGCGCAAGGCGCGCATGCTCCGCTCGAACAGCCGCGCGACACCGGCCGAGCTCGCGGAGTTGCTGCCCGTCGCGGCCGGCAAGCTGACGTGTCCGGGTTGCGGTCGCCGTGGGCTGGTCGTCGGACGTTGGGACCAGTCGACCAGCGGTGGCGACAGCGACTGGCCTGAGACGCCGCGTTGCGAGGGTTGCGGCGGAGCGATCGAACCGGAACGCCTGGAGTTGATGCCGCAGACGCGCATGTGCACGGCGTGCCAGCGCAAGACCGAGCGGCCCGGCGCGGCCGTCGAAGGCGAGTATTGTCCGCGCTGCGGTTCGCCGATGGTGTTGCGCGCGGTGCGTGCCGGGATCACGCGCATGCAGTTGTCCTGCACCAACCCGCGGTGCCGCTAG
- a CDS encoding glycosyltransferase encodes MGFGRDVSRWYARAGQWWGKAKLTAAAEPSTAAPATPEMPALAPVPAHPYAQWIAENEPGADDLYRQTQWSQALNRPVRFSIVTPLYQTPIDLLEAAARSVGDQTYGHWQWCLALADDESRALRRTVERLATIDPRIILARMPTNQGIATATNTALARCNGDYVVFLDHDDELAPFALYEVARRLSSEPQLDLVYSDEDYLAADGSYRYGLTAKPDWSPETFLGHNYLCHLVAIRRDLIEQVGGVREGYNGAQDWDLLFRVTERTGAVGHIAKCLYHWRAVPTSCASGLAAKPYAQEAQRRVVTDHFRRRGIEATVETLPNAMQHVTWEPPSWPLVSIVIPTRDQAELLEECLDGLLYGTAYPHLEVVLVDNGSSEPATAALYRRLESEQRVRRIDFDQPFNFSAACNAGAAATRGEVLVFLNNDTEVLHDDWLAELVRWALVPEIGIVGPKLLFPSGKIQHAGMALGMHALCGHLFYEQSDDVLTGYGGPNSYRNVTMVTGACQAMRREVFTRLGGFDERYEIAYSDCALCLAALGAGYRNLYTPYARLMHHECATRDASCPPHDARLFAELIARLGLRHDPYLSSHLDISESLALPRLYARPNADQVLVHALENTLHPEGGSDPANFALEIFRRRPELRAYFPWAFLPHRRDGFADWLAKHAHREYGAIAPEALPELRRTIREDLGTNLAECYLHNADWQREYPLALTAFDDGAGLNLLRDERVRLPGGARPTSRLTPLDQLRRLAQTAPGVARLLHEATEHEPARRQLLAWARGPARQRYELSPDWLAQLERQVREGELQRPGVNLIGHLASHAGLGEAGRGLLRALREAEVTVAPRNVAHPWGIDGRLSHGYYSLDVHDIDLYVLQPEGMATQLPYAGVHYREANYRIGMWTWELEHVPDYWLPVLDQVDEVWVPSRFVAEAVRKATDLPVVRVPYCVELGEVEPFDRGELGLRADDYVFLFMFDNSSVMARKNPLAVVEAFKRAFALDDRAALVLKVGRSDYDGCSFADLRRATSNHNIRLWTAPLSRGRTYGLIDACDCYVSLHRSEGFGLTLAEAMLLGKPVIGTAWSGNMDFMTNENSLPVAYDLVDVPAGLPFYESGNRWAEASMAQASDQMRWAFEHRSAARQIGEVARQQVGSWLSSATVGRIMRQRLAEIAALSDRPARRQHQSTTTNT; translated from the coding sequence CTTCGACCGCGGCGCCGGCCACACCGGAAATGCCGGCGCTAGCCCCGGTGCCTGCCCATCCTTATGCCCAGTGGATCGCTGAGAACGAGCCGGGCGCAGACGACCTCTACCGACAGACGCAATGGTCGCAAGCGCTCAACCGCCCGGTGCGGTTCAGCATCGTCACACCGCTTTACCAGACGCCCATCGACCTGCTCGAGGCGGCCGCGCGTAGCGTGGGGGATCAGACCTACGGTCACTGGCAATGGTGCCTTGCCCTGGCCGACGACGAATCGCGGGCCTTGCGCCGCACGGTCGAACGGCTGGCGACGATCGACCCGCGGATCATCCTTGCCCGCATGCCGACGAACCAAGGAATCGCCACGGCGACGAACACGGCCCTGGCCCGGTGCAACGGCGACTACGTCGTGTTTCTCGATCACGACGACGAGCTGGCGCCGTTTGCCCTGTATGAAGTCGCGCGGCGTTTATCCTCCGAGCCGCAACTTGACCTGGTTTATTCCGACGAAGACTACCTGGCCGCCGACGGGAGCTATCGCTACGGCTTGACGGCCAAGCCCGACTGGTCACCCGAGACCTTTCTGGGCCACAACTATCTCTGCCACCTGGTGGCCATACGCCGGGACCTGATCGAGCAGGTCGGCGGCGTGCGCGAGGGCTACAACGGCGCCCAGGATTGGGACCTGCTGTTCCGCGTCACCGAGCGGACCGGCGCCGTGGGGCATATCGCCAAGTGTCTTTATCACTGGCGCGCAGTGCCCACCTCGTGCGCGAGCGGCCTGGCGGCGAAGCCCTATGCCCAGGAGGCGCAGCGTCGCGTCGTGACCGATCATTTTCGGCGGCGCGGCATCGAGGCCACGGTCGAGACGCTGCCTAATGCGATGCAACACGTCACCTGGGAGCCGCCGTCGTGGCCCTTGGTGTCGATCGTGATTCCCACGCGCGATCAGGCCGAGCTGCTGGAAGAATGCCTCGACGGGCTGCTGTACGGCACCGCGTATCCGCACCTCGAAGTCGTGCTGGTTGACAACGGCAGCAGCGAACCGGCGACCGCGGCGCTCTACCGGCGCTTGGAGAGCGAGCAGCGCGTGCGGCGGATCGACTTCGACCAACCGTTCAATTTCTCGGCCGCTTGCAACGCCGGCGCGGCCGCAACCCGGGGCGAAGTGCTGGTGTTCTTGAACAACGACACCGAAGTGCTGCACGACGATTGGCTCGCCGAGCTGGTCCGCTGGGCGCTCGTGCCGGAGATCGGCATCGTCGGTCCCAAGCTATTGTTCCCCAGCGGTAAGATTCAGCACGCCGGCATGGCGCTGGGCATGCACGCCCTGTGCGGCCACTTGTTCTACGAACAAAGCGACGATGTGCTGACCGGCTACGGCGGGCCCAACTCGTATCGCAACGTCACCATGGTAACCGGCGCCTGCCAGGCCATGCGTCGCGAGGTGTTTACCCGGCTGGGCGGCTTCGACGAGCGCTACGAAATTGCCTACAGCGATTGCGCGTTGTGCCTCGCCGCGCTGGGGGCCGGGTATCGCAATCTCTACACGCCCTATGCGCGGCTCATGCACCACGAGTGTGCCACGCGCGACGCGAGCTGCCCTCCGCACGACGCTCGCCTGTTTGCCGAGCTGATTGCGCGCCTGGGGTTGCGTCACGATCCGTATCTTTCGTCGCACCTGGACATTTCCGAGTCGCTCGCCTTGCCGCGCCTGTATGCCCGGCCCAACGCGGACCAGGTCCTGGTTCACGCGCTGGAGAACACGTTGCATCCCGAGGGCGGGAGTGACCCGGCCAACTTTGCGCTGGAGATCTTTCGCCGCCGGCCCGAGCTACGGGCCTATTTTCCTTGGGCGTTCTTGCCGCATCGCCGCGACGGGTTTGCTGACTGGCTGGCGAAGCACGCGCACCGCGAATACGGCGCGATCGCGCCCGAGGCTCTGCCCGAACTGCGGCGAACGATCCGCGAGGACCTGGGCACCAACCTGGCCGAATGCTACCTGCACAACGCCGACTGGCAGCGCGAATACCCGCTGGCATTGACCGCCTTCGACGACGGCGCCGGGCTGAACCTGCTGCGCGACGAGCGCGTGCGCCTGCCGGGCGGCGCGCGACCGACCAGCCGGCTGACGCCGCTCGACCAATTGCGCCGGCTGGCACAGACCGCGCCCGGCGTGGCGCGATTGTTGCACGAGGCGACCGAGCACGAGCCCGCGCGGCGCCAACTGCTGGCCTGGGCGCGTGGGCCGGCGCGCCAGCGCTACGAGCTTTCGCCCGACTGGCTCGCGCAGCTCGAACGCCAGGTTCGCGAGGGCGAGCTCCAACGGCCCGGCGTGAATCTGATCGGCCACCTTGCTTCGCACGCAGGCCTGGGCGAGGCGGGACGCGGTCTGCTGCGCGCGCTGCGCGAAGCCGAGGTGACGGTTGCCCCGCGCAACGTCGCTCATCCCTGGGGAATCGATGGCCGACTATCGCACGGCTACTACAGTCTCGACGTGCACGACATCGACCTGTACGTCTTGCAGCCGGAGGGAATGGCGACACAGTTGCCCTATGCCGGCGTTCACTATCGCGAGGCGAACTACCGGATCGGCATGTGGACCTGGGAACTCGAACACGTGCCCGACTATTGGCTGCCCGTACTCGACCAGGTCGACGAGGTGTGGGTTCCCTCGCGGTTCGTAGCCGAGGCGGTGCGCAAGGCCACCGATTTGCCGGTCGTCCGTGTGCCGTACTGCGTCGAGTTGGGCGAAGTCGAGCCGTTCGATCGCGGCGAGCTGGGGCTGCGCGCCGACGATTACGTGTTCCTGTTCATGTTCGACAATTCGAGCGTCATGGCCCGCAAGAACCCCCTGGCCGTGGTCGAGGCGTTCAAGCGGGCATTCGCGCTCGACGACCGCGCAGCCTTGGTGCTCAAAGTCGGCCGCAGCGACTACGACGGCTGTAGCTTTGCCGACTTGCGCCGGGCCACGAGCAATCACAACATTCGCCTGTGGACGGCCCCGCTGTCACGCGGCCGCACCTATGGCTTGATCGACGCCTGCGACTGCTACGTCTCACTGCATCGCAGCGAGGGCTTCGGACTCACGCTGGCCGAGGCGATGCTGCTGGGCAAGCCGGTGATCGGCACGGCATGGTCGGGCAACATGGACTTCATGACCAACGAGAACAGCCTGCCAGTCGCCTACGACCTGGTCGACGTGCCGGCCGGCTTGCCGTTCTACGAATCGGGCAACCGCTGGGCCGAAGCGTCGATGGCCCAGGCCTCGGACCAGATGCGCTGGGCCTTCGAGCACCGATCCGCCGCACGGCAAATCGGCGAAGTGGCCCGGCAACAGGTCGGCTCGTGGCTGTCGAGCGCGACGGTGGGCCGGATCATGCGGCAACGGCTGGCCGAAATCGCCGCGCTGTCGGACCGGCCGGCGCGACGGCAACACCAGTCAACCACGACGAACACCTGA